From a region of the Salinispira pacifica genome:
- a CDS encoding FAD-dependent oxidoreductase, with the protein MSDSTKIVVLGGGYGGVHAVKKLYKEFKKDRSVEITLIDRNPYHTLMTELHEIAGHRTEPEAVQISFKRIFGGKRVNVISDEVSSIDFEEKVVKSESFEYEYDYLVLATGGQPEFFGVPGIQENSFTLWSLEDAIRIREHVELMFREAAKEPSKEKRAKLLNFVIAGAGFTGMELAGELLELRDVLCDKYHIDKKEVRIIIVEAQDTILPILPEKPQKAAMKYLKKMGAEVHLNAAVKEGEAGKFTLSDGTVYETETFVWTCGIHGSEFTARIPLTKGKTSNDNCSIASPEGIHGMAGCHFDDEDRYVVGERGRILVTENMRSVDFTNVYLCGDMIWYVNEEKVVPQIVETAIQTGDVVAHNIIADIKGGEKKSFKPNYHGFMVSIGGKYGVAHVMGISLYGFMAMAAKHLINVHYLFELAGVNAVWGYLKEEFLTIRNKRSIIGGHASAKIPAYWALPARLWLGFVWVVEGLKKVGEGWLNFSEGTKSGWMFSQGVTQAGAAEAVAAASPEWEEGAEAAGETAGEAAAAAGDAAAEAGEAAADATAAATEWAGEATEAAAEAVNGWTINLDQTIFQWDSPIVVWFRETFMDGLFALLPYQLFQVMIVGAEVAIGLALIAGLFTWPAAVASIGLVFVFILSGMFSWAQLWFLFLAIVMMGGAGHVAGLDHWVMPWLKRRWNSTQLAQRTHLYTDEPVIRRRKK; encoded by the coding sequence GTGAGCGACAGTACCAAAATTGTCGTCCTTGGCGGAGGTTACGGCGGTGTTCATGCCGTAAAGAAACTGTACAAGGAATTCAAAAAGGACAGATCCGTAGAGATCACCCTTATAGATAGGAACCCGTACCACACCCTTATGACCGAACTTCATGAAATTGCGGGGCATCGAACCGAGCCCGAAGCTGTTCAAATCAGTTTCAAAAGAATTTTCGGGGGAAAGCGGGTAAACGTCATCAGTGACGAAGTTTCATCCATCGATTTTGAAGAAAAAGTTGTTAAATCGGAAAGCTTCGAATATGAGTATGATTACCTGGTTCTTGCCACCGGCGGGCAGCCGGAATTTTTCGGTGTCCCCGGCATTCAGGAAAACTCTTTCACTCTGTGGAGTCTGGAAGATGCGATCCGTATCCGGGAACACGTAGAACTGATGTTCCGGGAGGCAGCGAAGGAACCTAGCAAGGAAAAGCGGGCAAAACTGCTGAACTTTGTAATTGCCGGAGCCGGTTTCACCGGTATGGAACTGGCGGGCGAGTTGCTGGAGCTCAGAGATGTGCTCTGTGACAAATATCACATAGACAAAAAAGAAGTCCGGATCATCATCGTTGAAGCTCAGGACACTATTCTGCCCATACTGCCTGAAAAACCCCAGAAAGCAGCAATGAAGTATCTGAAAAAAATGGGTGCGGAAGTGCATCTGAATGCAGCGGTAAAAGAAGGCGAAGCGGGCAAATTCACTCTCTCCGACGGCACGGTGTATGAAACCGAAACATTCGTCTGGACCTGCGGTATTCACGGATCCGAATTTACCGCCCGAATTCCTCTCACCAAAGGAAAGACATCCAACGATAACTGTTCAATTGCCAGCCCCGAGGGTATTCACGGCATGGCAGGCTGTCACTTCGATGATGAAGACCGCTATGTTGTGGGTGAACGGGGACGAATTCTGGTTACTGAAAACATGCGTTCCGTGGATTTCACCAACGTGTACCTCTGCGGAGACATGATCTGGTATGTGAATGAGGAAAAGGTTGTTCCCCAGATTGTGGAAACTGCCATACAGACCGGTGATGTTGTAGCCCATAACATCATTGCGGACATAAAGGGCGGCGAGAAAAAATCATTCAAGCCCAATTACCACGGATTTATGGTTTCCATCGGCGGCAAGTACGGGGTGGCCCATGTAATGGGAATCAGCCTGTACGGATTCATGGCCATGGCAGCCAAACATCTGATCAACGTCCACTACCTGTTTGAACTTGCAGGGGTGAATGCCGTCTGGGGGTATCTGAAAGAAGAGTTTCTGACTATCAGGAACAAGCGCTCTATTATCGGCGGACATGCATCTGCCAAGATTCCTGCCTACTGGGCACTTCCCGCCCGGCTCTGGCTCGGTTTTGTCTGGGTTGTTGAAGGACTGAAGAAGGTCGGTGAAGGCTGGCTGAATTTTTCCGAGGGAACCAAATCCGGCTGGATGTTCAGTCAGGGCGTAACACAGGCCGGAGCTGCCGAAGCTGTTGCTGCTGCAAGTCCCGAATGGGAGGAAGGCGCAGAAGCTGCCGGAGAAACAGCCGGAGAAGCTGCAGCCGCAGCGGGCGACGCAGCAGCCGAAGCAGGTGAAGCGGCTGCGGATGCAACTGCAGCCGCAACAGAATGGGCCGGAGAAGCCACCGAAGCCGCAGCGGAAGCTGTGAACGGCTGGACCATAAATCTTGATCAGACCATTTTCCAATGGGATTCCCCCATTGTTGTCTGGTTCCGGGAAACGTTCATGGACGGGCTGTTTGCACTGCTGCCGTATCAGCTCTTCCAGGTGATGATTGTGGGTGCCGAAGTAGCCATCGGACTTGCTCTGATTGCGGGGCTCTTTACCTGGCCTGCGGCAGTTGCTTCCATCGGTCTGGTATTCGTTTTCATCCTTTCCGGAATGTTCTCCTGGGCACAGCTGTGGTTCCTCTTCCTGGCTATAGTTATGATGGGCGGAGCCGGCCATGTTGCCGGTCTGGACCACTGGGTAATGCCCTGGCTGAAACGCCGGTGGAACAGCACTCAGCTGGCTCAGCGGACACATCTTTACACAGATGAACCGGTAATCCGCCGCCGCAAGAAATAA
- a CDS encoding NYN domain-containing protein — MEGLQKRLAVLIDADNAQPKIIEAVLEEVANYGIASVKRIYGDWTSPNLKSWKELVLQYSIQPHQQFAYTSGKNATDSALIIDAMDLLYSGNLDGFCIVSSDSDFTRLSSRLRESGMTVYGFGEKKTPESFVVACDRFIYTENLRSTKEEEAPEIKRYNSNMLKQDSRLINSIRKAIEDSEDDEGWANLGTVGMIIMNAWPQFDPRNYGYSKLGELVQKIDLFEIDPRKNPGSSGRSLYIRDRRKHK; from the coding sequence ATGGAAGGATTACAGAAAAGACTGGCAGTACTTATCGATGCAGATAACGCCCAGCCGAAAATCATTGAAGCGGTGCTGGAAGAGGTTGCCAATTACGGTATAGCCAGCGTGAAACGGATATACGGCGACTGGACCAGCCCGAACTTAAAATCATGGAAGGAGTTGGTTCTTCAGTACTCTATTCAGCCCCATCAGCAGTTCGCCTACACCAGCGGGAAGAACGCAACCGACTCGGCCCTGATCATTGATGCCATGGATCTGCTGTATTCAGGAAATCTTGACGGTTTCTGCATCGTCAGTTCCGACAGCGATTTTACCCGCCTGTCTTCCAGGCTTCGTGAGTCGGGGATGACCGTGTACGGCTTTGGAGAGAAGAAGACTCCCGAATCATTTGTTGTGGCCTGTGACAGGTTCATTTACACCGAGAATCTGAGAAGCACCAAGGAAGAGGAAGCGCCTGAGATCAAGCGCTACAACAGCAACATGCTGAAGCAGGATTCCCGTCTGATAAACTCAATCAGGAAGGCCATTGAAGACAGTGAGGATGATGAAGGATGGGCCAATCTTGGAACTGTGGGGATGATTATTATGAACGCCTGGCCCCAGTTTGATCCGCGGAATTACGGATATTCCAAGCTGGGTGAGCTGGTACAGAAGATTGATCTGTTCGAGATTGATCCCAGAAAAAATCCCGGCAGCTCGGGTCGTTCGTTGTATATCAGGGATCGGCGGAAACATAAGTAG
- a CDS encoding polyprenyl synthetase family protein → MKKFWKNLTWMTPELELVRGIILESIDHYQLPNDRIREAARSLFDPPGKMIRPGLLLLCAGIFYGRKPEKITASVRNMDAEQFRGEIQKNIPDFYNFESVNLEKIPYPGGLPFRFYLLAAAIEVLHTATLLHDDVLDNAELRRGRPTASKLLGNRLSILLGDHLLTMAFQLVSESASVNSARIISRVVGGICRGEMLQNSLAFDLDAGASQRLYKQRIAGKTAVMFSLAMYIGTREALQLRQQGEYDDDPRNDPPECRYIRRYGYANGMAFQIIDDILDLDIHADNGKTKGQDLRDGILTLPIIRLLKENSLDEKQIRAVWNGDVQVEGILRDPKMEHACRSSMAEAELYANRADRALHRAEQLSGLDLSELKNLTDSLLTRRS, encoded by the coding sequence ATGAAAAAATTCTGGAAGAATCTCACATGGATGACCCCCGAACTTGAATTGGTTCGGGGGATCATTCTTGAGAGCATAGATCATTATCAGCTTCCAAACGACCGGATTCGGGAGGCCGCTCGGTCTCTTTTCGATCCGCCGGGGAAGATGATCAGACCCGGACTGCTGCTGTTATGTGCAGGCATCTTTTATGGACGGAAGCCGGAAAAAATTACCGCCTCTGTCCGAAATATGGATGCAGAACAGTTCCGGGGAGAAATTCAAAAAAATATACCTGATTTTTATAACTTCGAGTCGGTTAATCTGGAAAAGATCCCCTATCCGGGGGGGCTGCCCTTCAGGTTTTATCTTCTGGCGGCTGCAATAGAAGTATTGCACACCGCGACTTTGCTGCACGATGATGTACTCGACAATGCGGAGCTTCGAAGAGGAAGGCCCACTGCCAGCAAGCTCTTGGGTAACCGCCTCTCAATACTGTTGGGCGACCATCTTCTGACCATGGCTTTTCAGCTGGTGAGCGAATCTGCCAGCGTCAATTCCGCGCGGATTATCAGTCGTGTGGTGGGCGGTATCTGCAGGGGAGAGATGCTTCAGAACAGTCTCGCCTTCGATCTGGATGCCGGTGCGAGCCAAAGACTGTACAAGCAGAGAATTGCCGGAAAAACTGCGGTAATGTTCTCTCTGGCCATGTATATCGGTACCCGGGAAGCGCTTCAGCTGAGGCAGCAAGGGGAGTACGACGACGATCCCCGGAACGATCCCCCTGAGTGCAGATACATCCGGAGGTACGGCTACGCCAACGGTATGGCTTTCCAGATTATTGATGATATTCTTGATCTGGATATTCATGCGGATAACGGAAAAACCAAGGGCCAGGATCTCCGGGACGGAATTCTGACGCTGCCGATAATACGGCTCCTGAAGGAAAACAGTCTGGATGAGAAGCAGATCAGGGCTGTATGGAACGGCGACGTTCAGGTGGAAGGGATTCTGCGGGATCCGAAAATGGAACACGCCTGCAGATCCAGTATGGCCGAGGCAGAGCTCTACGCCAATCGGGCGGACAGGGCTCTTCACCGGGCTGAACAGCTGAGCGGACTTGACCTCTCGGAATTGAAAAATCTGACCGATTCATTGCTGACACGCCGGAGCTGA
- a CDS encoding FAD:protein FMN transferase: MQKQITPRIKSLGRLLIRTIFIYIVFSLSSCAGDSGPGEPVRRTIQSLGTIITVTIYDDPKDEYFSESFRIVRKIHDLMSLEVEESDLNRLNRAAGSGRPIAIDPWTYEVLEEAIHMAEVSDSAFTPAIEPLVSLWDIGGPDQQVPDENQVAPLLPLLDYEQIRLYEPEDPSSNSPRAELLTPGMGVDLGGIAKGYAADLVSNYLKKEGVKHAILDFGGNIMTIGRKTADRPWIIGLQRPDMQRGVYLGTLPADDLSIVTSGVYERFFIEDDVRYHHLLDSRDGFPADNRLEGVVIVSDVSMTADGYSTAVFVKGLEQGKELVESRNEIEAIFITGDLQVIVSPGLVDQFTLIDDSFSLGEW; the protein is encoded by the coding sequence ATGCAGAAACAAATTACGCCACGGATTAAGAGCCTTGGAAGGCTGCTAATTCGAACTATTTTTATCTATATAGTATTTTCACTATCTTCCTGCGCTGGTGATTCAGGCCCCGGGGAGCCGGTGCGGCGAACCATCCAAAGTCTCGGTACCATAATCACCGTTACAATATATGATGATCCCAAGGATGAGTATTTTTCCGAATCGTTCAGAATCGTACGCAAAATTCACGACCTTATGAGCCTGGAGGTGGAGGAAAGCGATTTGAACCGCCTGAACCGGGCCGCAGGCAGCGGCCGGCCGATTGCAATTGATCCCTGGACCTATGAGGTTCTGGAAGAGGCCATCCACATGGCTGAAGTAAGCGATTCTGCATTTACACCGGCAATAGAACCGCTGGTATCTCTCTGGGACATCGGCGGCCCCGATCAGCAGGTACCGGATGAGAATCAGGTTGCCCCACTTCTGCCTCTTTTGGACTATGAACAGATTCGGCTCTATGAACCCGAGGACCCTTCCTCAAACTCCCCCAGGGCCGAATTGCTCACCCCCGGCATGGGCGTGGATCTGGGAGGTATTGCCAAGGGCTATGCTGCGGATCTTGTTTCCAATTATCTGAAAAAAGAAGGTGTGAAGCACGCAATTCTTGATTTCGGCGGCAACATTATGACCATCGGCCGGAAAACTGCGGATCGGCCCTGGATCATCGGCCTGCAACGGCCGGACATGCAGCGGGGGGTGTATCTGGGCACACTGCCTGCTGATGATCTTTCCATTGTAACATCCGGGGTGTATGAGCGCTTTTTTATAGAAGATGATGTTCGCTACCATCATCTTCTGGATTCCCGTGACGGTTTCCCGGCAGATAACCGGCTGGAAGGGGTGGTTATCGTATCGGATGTGAGCATGACTGCCGACGGATACTCCACCGCAGTGTTTGTGAAGGGCCTGGAACAGGGGAAAGAACTTGTGGAATCCCGGAATGAAATCGAGGCGATTTTTATTACCGGGGATCTTCAGGTAATTGTCAGCCCGGGTCTGGTTGACCAGTTCACACTCATTGATGACAGTTTCAGCCTGGGAGAATGGTAA
- a CDS encoding NusG domain II-containing protein yields MKKNSKKPEGKKSGNGNPASAVRSLIRNIRGFLRPGDFLIALVYAGLFGLFLVISLQSFGEAGSLLIQSAGDEYRYDLETPRILEYRGPIGSTVVELDGNGRARFQSSDCRDQICVHAGWLENGGDWAACLPNRVIIRLDSAPPRDESGAEIDATAF; encoded by the coding sequence ATGAAGAAGAATTCAAAAAAACCCGAAGGTAAAAAGAGCGGGAACGGAAATCCGGCATCTGCCGTACGCAGCCTGATACGAAACATCCGGGGCTTTCTTCGTCCCGGGGACTTTCTCATTGCTCTTGTGTATGCGGGACTGTTCGGTCTGTTTCTGGTGATATCCCTGCAGAGTTTCGGAGAGGCCGGGTCGCTGCTCATTCAGAGCGCAGGGGATGAATACCGCTACGATCTGGAAACTCCCAGAATCCTGGAATACCGGGGCCCCATCGGCTCAACTGTCGTTGAGCTGGATGGAAACGGAAGGGCCCGGTTTCAAAGTTCGGACTGCAGAGATCAGATTTGCGTACATGCCGGATGGCTGGAAAACGGAGGGGACTGGGCGGCCTGCCTGCCCAACCGGGTAATTATCCGCCTGGACAGCGCGCCTCCCAGAGATGAAAGCGGTGCCGAGATTGATGCAACCGCATTCTGA
- the thyX gene encoding FAD-dependent thymidylate synthase yields MAHSVVEAAEQLLDKELPVLDKGFVRLVDYLGSDDRIVQAARVSYGPGTKSFRQDKGLIDYLLRNDHTSPFEQVILTFHTKMPVFVARQWVRHRTARLNEISGRYSVMKDEFYIPEGQNIALQSSDNKQGRMEDAVDPELQEEIRRELEDQQSAAYKAYTRLIDRGLARELARINLPLSMYTEWYWQIDLHNLFHFLRLRLDAHAQYEIRMYAERMLEAAEAVAPMAVESFRNHRLGGVNFTSAEQNVLRKVLGIPDTGSAAAGETWLERLPEHIRNIIEAEDMSGREKERLAVKILQGRQT; encoded by the coding sequence ATGGCGCACAGTGTTGTAGAAGCTGCCGAGCAGCTGCTTGATAAAGAACTTCCGGTATTGGATAAGGGATTTGTACGTCTTGTTGATTATCTGGGATCGGACGACAGGATTGTTCAAGCCGCGCGGGTGAGTTACGGACCAGGAACAAAGTCGTTCCGGCAGGATAAGGGGCTGATCGACTATCTCTTGAGAAACGACCATACATCACCTTTCGAGCAGGTGATTCTTACGTTCCACACGAAGATGCCGGTTTTCGTGGCCCGCCAATGGGTCAGACACCGGACTGCACGGTTGAATGAAATTTCCGGGCGCTATTCGGTGATGAAGGATGAGTTTTATATTCCCGAGGGTCAGAATATTGCACTTCAGAGCAGCGATAATAAGCAGGGCAGAATGGAAGACGCCGTCGACCCGGAGCTCCAGGAGGAGATCCGGCGGGAATTGGAGGATCAACAGAGTGCGGCGTATAAGGCGTATACCCGGCTCATTGACCGCGGGCTGGCACGGGAGCTTGCCAGAATCAACTTGCCCCTGAGCATGTACACCGAATGGTACTGGCAGATCGATCTTCACAACCTGTTCCACTTTCTCCGACTCAGGCTGGATGCCCACGCACAGTATGAGATTAGAATGTATGCTGAAAGAATGCTGGAAGCTGCAGAAGCTGTTGCGCCCATGGCCGTGGAAAGTTTCAGGAATCACCGCTTGGGCGGGGTGAACTTCACCTCTGCAGAGCAGAACGTACTGCGCAAAGTCCTGGGCATACCGGATACCGGATCTGCGGCGGCCGGAGAAACATGGCTGGAACGCCTTCCGGAGCACATCCGGAATATTATTGAAGCGGAAGATATGTCCGGTCGTGAAAAAGAGCGGCTGGCGGTGAAAATTCTGCAGGGCCGTCAGACCTGA